Proteins encoded in a region of the Quercus lobata isolate SW786 chromosome 8, ValleyOak3.0 Primary Assembly, whole genome shotgun sequence genome:
- the LOC115957853 gene encoding protein IN2-1 homolog B-like isoform X1, whose translation MASLKSKVSYSCSNNNTNSVPFYLSSFCKKVVTQIRFPNTTISPPKLQLQALGKARAKVLLSAKMAAGTVNEVLPPPLDSSSEPPPVFDGTTRLYISYTCPYAQRVWITRNCKGLQDKIKLVPIDLQNRPAWYKEKVYSANKVPSLEHNNEVKGESLDLIKYIDSHFEGPCLFPYDPDKKEFAEELLSYTDTFNKSVISSFKGDGNEAGAAFDYIETALSRFGDGPFFLGQFSLVDIAYAPFIERFQPFSLEVKKYDIIAGRPNLAAWIKEMDKNDAYKQTRREPKELVEIYKKRFTVFPPSLYTAQL comes from the exons ATGGCCAGTTTGAAATCGAAAGTGAGCTACAGCTgcagcaacaacaacaccaACTCCGTCCCTTTCTATCTCTCATCATTCTGCAAAAAAGTGGTAACACAAATTAGATTCCCAAACACAACCATATCTCCTCCTAAGCTTCAACTTCAAGCACTTGGAAAAGCCAGAGCTAAAGTACTACTTTCCGCTAAAATGGCAGCTGG AACTGTGAATGAGGTCCTTCCACCCCCACTTGATTCCAGTTCGGAACCACCTCCGGTTTTTGATGGAACTACAAG GTTGTATATATCATATACATGCCCGTACGCACAGCGTGTGTGGATCACTCGGAATTGTAAG GGTTTGCAGGACAAGATAAAATTGGTTCCTATTGACCTGCAAAACAGGCCTGCTTGGTACAAGGAGAAAGTGTACTCAGCTAACAAG GTGCCATCGTTGGAGCACAACAATGAGGTCAAAGGAGAGAGTCTTGATTTGATAAAATATATTGACAGTCACTTTGAAGGACCTTGTCTCTTTCCTTAT GATCCAGACAAGAAGGAATTCGCAGAAGAGTTGTTGTCCTACACGGACACGTTCAACAAATCTGTGATTTCTTCATTCAAAGGAGATGGGAATGAAGCAG GTGCTGCATTTGATTACATCGAAACAGCTCTTTCCAGATTTGGAGATGGACCATTTTTTCTTGGTCAGTTCAGTCTG GTGGATATAGCTTATGCTCCATTTATTGAAAGATTTCAGCCCTTCTCATTGGAAGTAAAGAAATATGACATCATAGCAGGCAGGCCTAATCTGGCTGCTTGGATTAAG GAGATGGACAAAAATGATGCTTACAAACAAACTAGACGTGAACCAAAGGAGCTTGTTGAAATTTACAAGAAACGCTTCACAGTATTCCCTCCTTCCCTTTACACA GCACAGCTCTAA
- the LOC115957853 gene encoding protein IN2-1 homolog B-like isoform X2, translating to MASLKSKVSYSCSNNNTNSVPFYLSSFCKKVVTQIRFPNTTISPPKLQLQALGKARAKVLLSAKMAAGTVNEVLPPPLDSSSEPPPVFDGTTRLYISYTCPYAQRVWITRNCKGLQDKIKLVPIDLQNRPAWYKEKVYSANKVPSLEHNNEVKGESLDLIKYIDSHFEGPCLFPYDPDKKEFAEELLSYTDTFNKSVISSFKGDGNEAGAAFDYIETALSRFGDGPFFLGQFSLVDIAYAPFIERFQPFSLEVKKYDIIAGRPNLAAWIKEMDKNDAYKQTRREPKELVEIYKKRFTAQL from the exons ATGGCCAGTTTGAAATCGAAAGTGAGCTACAGCTgcagcaacaacaacaccaACTCCGTCCCTTTCTATCTCTCATCATTCTGCAAAAAAGTGGTAACACAAATTAGATTCCCAAACACAACCATATCTCCTCCTAAGCTTCAACTTCAAGCACTTGGAAAAGCCAGAGCTAAAGTACTACTTTCCGCTAAAATGGCAGCTGG AACTGTGAATGAGGTCCTTCCACCCCCACTTGATTCCAGTTCGGAACCACCTCCGGTTTTTGATGGAACTACAAG GTTGTATATATCATATACATGCCCGTACGCACAGCGTGTGTGGATCACTCGGAATTGTAAG GGTTTGCAGGACAAGATAAAATTGGTTCCTATTGACCTGCAAAACAGGCCTGCTTGGTACAAGGAGAAAGTGTACTCAGCTAACAAG GTGCCATCGTTGGAGCACAACAATGAGGTCAAAGGAGAGAGTCTTGATTTGATAAAATATATTGACAGTCACTTTGAAGGACCTTGTCTCTTTCCTTAT GATCCAGACAAGAAGGAATTCGCAGAAGAGTTGTTGTCCTACACGGACACGTTCAACAAATCTGTGATTTCTTCATTCAAAGGAGATGGGAATGAAGCAG GTGCTGCATTTGATTACATCGAAACAGCTCTTTCCAGATTTGGAGATGGACCATTTTTTCTTGGTCAGTTCAGTCTG GTGGATATAGCTTATGCTCCATTTATTGAAAGATTTCAGCCCTTCTCATTGGAAGTAAAGAAATATGACATCATAGCAGGCAGGCCTAATCTGGCTGCTTGGATTAAG GAGATGGACAAAAATGATGCTTACAAACAAACTAGACGTGAACCAAAGGAGCTTGTTGAAATTTACAAGAAACGCTTCACA GCACAGCTCTAA